Proteins encoded by one window of Lathyrus oleraceus cultivar Zhongwan6 chromosome 1, CAAS_Psat_ZW6_1.0, whole genome shotgun sequence:
- the LOC127114709 gene encoding transcription repressor OFP5 translates to MMKWGGTGRKSSSSSSSSGSFSWLSKLKHMRIINSDSNHAKMKHKENQKPTTSVNDIPFPPSCFDIGGRNSKKTGRRSQSQSQGTINLEQNNVIGLEDERKLLNDKKSLIQVDDEYDRDKEYEIIRRRFERKAQQVLEEQLLKLEKEAKEVEELQYESPRTICTPRTATHSSASSNAGLNLKKISCKPSNISENASSEKKKLKEHEEMKIKTQEKQRRKLKKVSRVKIYSPRMISKVEISRIKALEEMRNRAKLKMKRERKEEIMEEISINTKPELDSFAVIKCSLNPKQDFRDSMIEMIEEKRISKAEEMEELLACYLTLNADEYHDLIIKVFRQVWFDMSQYGFGIN, encoded by the coding sequence ATGATGAAATGGGGTGGAACTGGAAGAAAATCTTCATCATCTTCGTCTTCATCTGGTTCTTTTTCTTGGCTTTCAAAGTTAAAACACATGAGAATCATCAATTCAGATTCAAATCATGCAAAAATGAAGCACAAGGAAAACCAGAAACCTACTACATCGGTTAATGATATTCCGTTTCCACCTTCATGTTTTGATATCGGCGGAAGGAATAGTAAGAAAACTGGAAGAAGATCACAATCACAATCACAAGGTACAATCAACTTAGAGCAGAATAATGTTATTGGTTTAGAAGATGAGAGAAAACTGCTGAATGATAAGAAGAGTTTGATCCAGGTTGATGATGAGTATGATAGAGATAAAGAATATGAAATCATAAGAAGAAGATTCGAGAGAAAAGCGCAACAGGTTTTGGAAGAACAGCTTTTGAAATTGGAAAAGGAAGCAAAGGAAGTTGAAGAACTTCAATATGAATCACCAAGAACAATTTGTACGCCAAGAACAGCAACACATTCTTCTGCTTCTTCAAATGCAGGTTTGAATTTGAAGAAGATTTCTTGTAAACCAAGCAATATTTCAGAAAACGCATCATCTGAGAAGAAGAAATTGAAGGAACATGAAGAGATGAAGATAAAGACGCAAGAAAAACAAAGGCGGAAACTGAAGAAAGTTTCGAGGGTGAAAATATATTCACCAAGGATGATATCAAAAGTTGAAATAAGCCGAATAAAAGCCTTAGAAGAAATGAGGAACAGAGCAAAACTAAAGATGAAGAGAGAAAGAAAGGAAGAGATTATGGAGGAAATTAGTATTAATACTAAACCAGAATTAGATAGTTTTGCTGTGATTAAGTGTTCATTGAATCCAAAGCAGGATTTTAGAGATTCAATGATTGAGATGATAGAAGAGAAAAGGATTAGTAAAGCAGAAGAAATGGAAGAATTGTTGGCATGTTATTTGACTTTGAATGCTGATGAGTATCATGATCTCATAATCAAAGTGTTTAGGCAGGTATGGTTTGATATGAGTCAATATGGTTTTGGTATTAATTAG